One window from the genome of Sporichthyaceae bacterium encodes:
- a CDS encoding DNA polymerase IV produces MRAAPTVLHLDLDAFYAAVEQRDKPSLRGKPVIVGGLGPRGVVATASYEARAFGVGSAMPMSQARALCPHAAFLAGRFDAYRAASIIVMDVLHELSPITEPISLDESFVDLAGRCDVQDSAAVRKLAAQLKADVHAATGLRASVGAGTSKLIAKIASDLDKPDGLRVVEPGTERALLDPMPVSRLWTVGPATAQRLRGLGVHTVAELTAVTEEELIGLLGRAHGRLLTRLARAEDDRPVTANRESKSISVEDTFERDVIDRAALLEVLDRMAARVAARLRETGLSGRTVTIKVRHPDFTTISRSATLAGPSDDVRTLGATARRLFAEVDTTDGIRLLGVGAAGLTDWTQQDLFEATEPEPEPRVDPEPAAATGRRAWRAGQDVRHAEHGPGWVWGAGLGRVTVRFETRDSPVPGPVRTFAADDPALTCGSPADEPEQAATSEAH; encoded by the coding sequence ATGCGGGCTGCGCCGACCGTGCTGCACCTCGACCTGGACGCGTTCTACGCGGCGGTCGAGCAGCGCGACAAGCCGTCGTTGCGCGGGAAGCCGGTGATCGTCGGCGGCCTGGGCCCGCGTGGTGTGGTGGCCACCGCGTCCTATGAGGCGCGCGCGTTCGGGGTTGGATCGGCGATGCCGATGAGCCAGGCGCGCGCGTTGTGTCCGCACGCCGCGTTCCTGGCCGGCCGGTTCGATGCCTACCGCGCGGCCAGCATCATCGTCATGGACGTGCTGCACGAGCTGAGCCCGATCACCGAACCGATCTCGCTGGACGAATCGTTCGTGGACCTGGCCGGGCGCTGCGATGTCCAGGACAGCGCCGCGGTGCGCAAGCTGGCCGCGCAGCTCAAGGCCGACGTCCACGCCGCCACCGGCCTGCGCGCCTCGGTGGGCGCGGGCACCTCGAAACTGATCGCCAAGATCGCCTCCGACCTGGACAAGCCCGACGGCCTGCGGGTGGTCGAGCCCGGTACCGAGCGCGCCCTGCTCGACCCGATGCCGGTCTCGCGCTTGTGGACGGTCGGACCGGCCACCGCGCAACGGTTGCGCGGCCTCGGGGTGCACACCGTCGCCGAACTCACCGCGGTCACCGAGGAGGAACTGATCGGCCTGCTCGGGCGGGCACACGGCCGGTTGCTCACCCGGCTGGCCCGCGCCGAGGACGACCGGCCGGTGACCGCCAACCGGGAGTCCAAGTCGATCAGCGTGGAGGACACCTTCGAGCGCGACGTGATCGACCGCGCCGCGCTGTTGGAGGTGCTGGACCGGATGGCGGCCCGGGTGGCCGCCCGGTTACGGGAGACGGGGCTGTCGGGACGCACGGTGACCATCAAGGTGCGCCATCCCGATTTCACCACCATCTCCCGCTCCGCGACGCTGGCCGGCCCCTCCGATGACGTGCGCACGTTGGGCGCCACCGCTCGTCGACTGTTCGCCGAGGTGGACACCACCGACGGCATTCGGTTGCTCGGCGTCGGCGCGGCCGGGCTGACCGACTGGACCCAGCAGGACCTCTTCGAGGCCACCGAGCCCGAGCCGGAGCCGCGGGTCGACCCGGAACCCGCCGCAGCGACCGGCCGGCGGGCCTGGCGGGCCGGTCAGGACGTCCGGCACGCCGAGCACGGCCCCGGCTGGGTATGGGGCGCGGGCCTGGGCCGGGTCACCGTCCGGTTCGAGACCCGCGACTCCCCCGTCCCCGGCCCGGTGCGCACCTTCGCCGCGGACGACCCGGCGCTGACCTGCGGCTCACCCGCGGACGAACCTGAGCAAGCTGCAACATCTGAGGCACACTGA
- a CDS encoding hydantoinase B/oxoprolinase family protein → MYRQWEFWIDRGGTFTDVVGRAPDGALRTCKLLSADPARYSDAALAGIRRLLDVPADAPIPTEEIDSVRVGTTVATNALLERRGEPTALVITAGFTDALLIGRQHRPHIFARRIVRPEPLYARVIAFEERIAADGTVLLVPNIDRLRADLQAAAAAGIGAVAIACLHAHLYPEHELLAAATAAEVGFGQISCSSSTNPLLRVLPRAATTVVDAYLSPVVRRYLDAMAAQLPGVRLLVMTSHGGLAEPAAVHGKDVVLSGPAGGIVGMARLAQSAGYPAVIGFDMGGTSTDVSHWAGEFERRSDNHVAGVDLRTPMLAIRTIAAGGGSLLQVTDGRLRVGPRSAGAEPGPLSYGRGGPLTLTDANVLLGLIQPAHFPAVFGPDGTAALDRDAVRVAFDALARDFATDGTVPTTEQVAAGFRRVAVADIADALRTISIGAGRDVTRYALVAFGGAGGQHACAVADALGIDTVLVPPLAGLLCAVGIGAAELTAIAEQAVERPLEPDGELTLRQVAEGLAVEARSRLPGASDAEVLLTAHLRYAGSDTAIAVPLADADTMTAAMAAGHREMYAFDPDRELIVESLRAEVVHRSPAPDLAIGPVLRTPPTAVSVHLDGQWMSAPLYARDAVTERVTGPAVITEDGATTVLERGWAAVPDTSGCLVLHRERPVERTGGDTAVDPVRLEIFANRFMAIAEQMGARLAATARSVNIKERLDFSCAVFTGQGQLLANAPHMPVHLGSMGACVRAVLAARADDLRAGDVYASNDPYHGGTHLPDVTVVMPVHAELLGLATDSADPLFVLAARGHHAEIGGSAPGSMPADSRTIDEEGVVFHAHLLVREGRFLEAETLAALRAGPYPSRAPEINIADLRAQVAAMHAGLNELRRTVAEFGLDVVRAYAGHVLDNAEAAVRAVLDNLTDGQFRYEMDNGAVIMVRVEVDRDARSALVDFTGTSAQLPDNFNAPSSIVTAAVLYVFRTLLDRDIPLNDGCLRPLRIQVPDGSLLAPRPPAAVVAGNVETSQAITGALYGALSVAAEGSGTMNNVTFGNAERQYYETVGSGSGAGPGWAGTPVVQTHMTNSRLTDPEVLETRFPVRVEEFAIRPDSGGAGAHRGGDGARRRLRFTEPVTISLLTGHRRIPPYGMAGGEPGALGRNLLLRADGSTVELAGCDRVDAAAGDALEIHTPGGGGWGKPG, encoded by the coding sequence ATGTATCGGCAGTGGGAGTTCTGGATCGACCGCGGTGGCACGTTCACCGACGTGGTCGGCCGCGCGCCGGACGGCGCGCTGCGCACCTGCAAGCTGCTGTCCGCGGATCCGGCGCGCTACTCCGACGCCGCGCTGGCCGGCATCCGTCGGCTACTGGACGTGCCCGCCGACGCCCCGATCCCGACCGAGGAGATCGACAGCGTGCGGGTGGGCACCACGGTGGCCACGAACGCCTTGTTGGAACGGCGCGGGGAACCGACGGCGCTGGTGATCACCGCCGGGTTCACCGACGCACTGCTGATCGGCCGGCAACACCGGCCGCACATCTTCGCCCGTCGGATCGTGCGCCCGGAGCCCCTGTATGCCCGAGTGATCGCTTTCGAGGAACGCATCGCGGCCGACGGCACCGTGTTGCTGGTACCGAATATCGACCGGTTGCGCGCGGATCTGCAGGCCGCGGCGGCCGCGGGCATCGGCGCGGTGGCGATCGCCTGCCTGCACGCGCACCTGTATCCGGAGCACGAGCTCCTCGCCGCGGCGACGGCGGCCGAGGTGGGCTTCGGCCAGATTTCCTGCTCGTCGAGCACCAACCCGCTGCTGCGGGTGTTGCCGCGGGCGGCGACCACGGTGGTCGACGCCTACCTGTCCCCCGTGGTGCGGCGCTACCTGGACGCCATGGCCGCGCAACTGCCGGGCGTGCGGTTGCTGGTGATGACCTCGCACGGCGGGTTGGCCGAGCCGGCCGCGGTGCACGGCAAGGACGTCGTGCTCTCCGGTCCCGCGGGCGGCATTGTCGGCATGGCCCGCCTGGCGCAGTCCGCCGGGTATCCGGCGGTGATCGGCTTCGACATGGGCGGCACCTCCACCGACGTCTCGCACTGGGCCGGTGAGTTCGAGCGGCGCTCGGACAACCATGTCGCCGGGGTGGACCTGCGCACGCCCATGCTGGCCATCCGCACGATCGCGGCGGGCGGCGGCTCGCTGCTGCAGGTGACCGACGGCCGGTTGCGGGTCGGACCCCGCTCGGCCGGTGCCGAGCCGGGTCCGCTCAGCTACGGCCGCGGCGGACCCCTTACGTTGACCGACGCCAACGTGCTGCTGGGCCTGATCCAACCGGCGCACTTCCCCGCCGTGTTCGGGCCGGACGGCACCGCCGCACTGGACCGCGACGCGGTGCGGGTGGCATTCGACGCGCTGGCCAGGGATTTCGCGACCGACGGCACGGTGCCGACTACGGAGCAGGTGGCCGCCGGGTTCCGCCGGGTCGCGGTGGCCGACATCGCCGACGCGCTGCGCACGATCTCCATCGGCGCCGGCCGGGACGTCACTCGCTATGCGCTGGTGGCCTTCGGCGGAGCGGGCGGGCAACACGCCTGTGCGGTGGCCGATGCGCTGGGTATCGACACGGTGCTGGTGCCGCCGCTGGCCGGATTGCTCTGCGCGGTCGGCATCGGCGCCGCCGAGTTGACCGCGATCGCCGAGCAGGCCGTCGAGCGCCCGCTGGAACCGGACGGGGAGCTGACGCTACGTCAGGTTGCTGAGGGCCTGGCGGTGGAGGCTCGGTCCCGGCTGCCCGGGGCGAGCGACGCCGAGGTTTTGCTCACCGCCCACCTGCGATATGCGGGCAGCGACACCGCGATCGCGGTGCCGTTGGCCGACGCCGACACCATGACCGCCGCGATGGCCGCCGGCCACCGGGAGATGTACGCGTTCGACCCGGATCGCGAGTTGATCGTGGAATCGCTGCGGGCCGAGGTGGTGCACCGCAGCCCGGCACCGGATCTGGCCATCGGACCCGTGCTGCGCACCCCGCCGACCGCCGTGTCCGTCCACCTGGACGGGCAATGGATGTCCGCGCCGCTCTACGCCCGGGACGCGGTGACCGAGCGGGTCACCGGACCCGCGGTGATCACCGAGGACGGGGCCACCACGGTGCTGGAGCGCGGCTGGGCGGCGGTCCCGGATACCTCCGGGTGCCTGGTGCTGCACCGCGAGCGGCCGGTCGAGCGGACAGGCGGCGATACCGCGGTGGATCCGGTGCGCCTGGAGATCTTCGCCAACCGGTTCATGGCGATCGCCGAACAGATGGGCGCGCGCCTGGCCGCCACCGCGCGGTCGGTGAACATCAAGGAGCGGTTGGACTTCTCCTGCGCGGTGTTCACCGGGCAGGGCCAGTTGCTGGCCAACGCCCCGCACATGCCGGTGCACCTCGGGTCGATGGGCGCCTGTGTGCGCGCCGTGCTGGCCGCTCGGGCCGACGACCTGCGCGCCGGCGATGTGTACGCCAGCAACGACCCCTACCACGGCGGCACGCATCTGCCCGACGTCACCGTGGTGATGCCGGTGCACGCCGAGCTGCTGGGCCTGGCGACGGACTCCGCTGACCCGCTGTTCGTGCTGGCCGCGCGCGGGCACCACGCCGAGATCGGCGGCAGCGCGCCGGGTTCGATGCCCGCGGACAGCCGCACGATCGACGAGGAGGGCGTGGTGTTCCACGCGCACCTGCTGGTGCGCGAGGGCCGGTTCCTCGAGGCCGAGACGCTGGCTGCGCTGCGCGCCGGCCCGTATCCCTCGCGGGCACCGGAGATCAACATCGCCGATCTGCGCGCCCAGGTGGCCGCCATGCACGCCGGGCTCAACGAGCTGCGCCGCACCGTCGCGGAGTTCGGCCTGGACGTGGTCCGCGCCTACGCCGGCCACGTGTTGGACAATGCCGAGGCCGCCGTGCGTGCCGTGCTCGACAACCTGACGGATGGTCAGTTCCGTTACGAAATGGACAACGGGGCGGTGATCATGGTCCGGGTCGAGGTGGACCGGGACGCGCGCAGCGCGCTGGTGGACTTCACCGGGACCTCCGCCCAACTGCCGGACAACTTCAACGCGCCGTCCTCGATCGTGACCGCGGCCGTGCTCTATGTGTTCCGCACGCTTCTCGACCGGGACATCCCGCTCAACGACGGCTGCCTGCGCCCGTTGCGCATCCAGGTGCCCGACGGCAGCCTGCTCGCGCCGCGTCCGCCCGCCGCGGTAGTGGCCGGGAACGTGGAGACCTCGCAGGCGATCACCGGCGCCCTCTACGGCGCGCTGAGCGTGGCCGCAGAGGGCTCCGGCACCATGAACAACGTCACCTTCGGCAACGCCGAACGGCAGTACTACGAGACCGTCGGGTCCGGCTCGGGAGCCGGGCCGGGGTGGGCGGGCACCCCGGTGGTGCAGACCCACATGACCAACTCCCGACTCACCGACCCCGAGGTGCTGGAGACCCGTTTCCCGGTGCGCGTCGAGGAGTTCGCAATTCGGCCCGACAGCGGCGGCGCGGGGGCGCACCGCGGGGGGGACGGCGCCCGGCGGCGGCTGCGGTTCACCGAACCGGTCACCATCAGCCTGCTCACCGGCCACCGTCGAATACCGCCCTACGGCATGGCCGGCGGCGAACCCGGCGCGCTGGGCCGCAACCTGCTGCTGCGCGCCGACGGCAGCACGGTGGAACTGGCCGGCTGCGACCGGGTGGACGCCGCGGCGGGCGACGCCCTGGAGATCCACACCCCCGGCGGCGGGGGGTGGGGCAAACCGGGGTGA
- a CDS encoding ATP-binding cassette domain-containing protein, with amino-acid sequence MIEARNLTQSYGSTLAVDHLSFEVHPGHVTGFLGPAGAGKSTTIRLMLGLESGGGRTLFDGVPYRRLRYPMREVGAVGDVRAFHPGRRAHSHLMMLAASQGIRRARVDEVIDWVGLGAVARRRPRSYSQGMGQRLALAGALLGDPKVLILDEPANGLDPAGARWLRGFLRAFAAEGRAVFVSGERADELAQVADQLIVIERGRLVAAEPAALYSGRGSAAEQVLVRTPHLERLSRLLAGHGGTVSRAEDHQLAVRGLDRATVGDLAFRDGIVLHELRIGIAVTEPAEDDTPTATYIPPQPQPHRARRRHAAGELKDDDTQAFEMESVLAGIEGGR; translated from the coding sequence ATGATCGAGGCACGCAACCTCACCCAGAGCTACGGCTCGACCCTTGCCGTCGACCACCTCTCCTTCGAGGTCCATCCCGGCCACGTCACGGGCTTCCTGGGCCCGGCGGGTGCCGGGAAGTCCACCACGATCCGCCTCATGCTGGGGCTGGAGTCCGGCGGTGGTCGCACGTTGTTCGACGGGGTGCCCTATCGACGGTTGCGCTACCCGATGCGCGAGGTGGGCGCCGTCGGGGACGTGCGGGCCTTCCACCCCGGACGCCGGGCACACAGTCACCTGATGATGCTGGCCGCCTCGCAGGGCATCCGCCGGGCTCGGGTGGACGAGGTCATCGACTGGGTCGGCCTGGGCGCGGTGGCCCGGCGTCGGCCGCGTTCCTACTCCCAGGGCATGGGCCAGCGCCTGGCGCTGGCCGGGGCGCTGCTGGGTGACCCGAAGGTGCTGATCCTGGACGAACCCGCGAACGGGCTCGACCCGGCCGGCGCCCGCTGGTTGCGCGGGTTCCTGCGGGCCTTTGCTGCGGAGGGCCGCGCTGTGTTCGTCTCCGGTGAGCGGGCAGACGAACTCGCCCAGGTGGCCGACCAGCTGATCGTGATCGAACGCGGTCGGCTGGTCGCCGCCGAACCCGCCGCGCTCTACAGCGGTCGCGGCTCGGCCGCCGAGCAGGTGCTGGTGCGCACGCCGCACCTGGAGCGGCTGAGCCGGCTGCTCGCCGGACACGGCGGGACGGTCAGCCGCGCCGAGGACCACCAACTCGCGGTGCGCGGCCTGGACCGGGCCACGGTCGGTGACCTGGCCTTCCGCGACGGCATCGTGCTGCACGAACTGCGCATCGGCATCGCGGTCACCGAGCCTGCGGAGGACGACACGCCCACCGCGACGTACATCCCGCCGCAGCCGCAGCCGCACCGCGCCCGTCGTCGACACGCGGCCGGGGAGCTGAAGGACGACGACACCCAGGCCTTCGAGATGGAATCCGTGCTCGCCGGGATCGAGGGGGGACGCTGA
- a CDS encoding response regulator transcription factor — protein sequence MRILVVDDDRAVRESLRRSLTFNGYEVDLAADGAAALGQITASRPDALILDVMMPRMGGLETCRALRATGDDVPILVLTARDAVADRVAGLDAGADDYLPKPFALEELLARLRALLRRSANDNDEDTAGLLTFADLSMHTSTREVSRGQHDLRLTRTEFALLELFLRHPRQVLSRERILEEVWGFDFPTTANSLEVYVGYLRRKTEAEGGARLVHTVRGVGYVLRETPP from the coding sequence ATGCGGATTCTGGTGGTCGACGACGACCGGGCGGTGCGTGAGTCGCTGCGACGCTCGCTGACCTTCAACGGCTACGAGGTGGACCTCGCGGCCGACGGGGCCGCCGCGCTCGGACAGATCACCGCCAGCCGTCCGGACGCTTTGATCCTGGACGTGATGATGCCGCGGATGGGCGGGCTGGAGACCTGCCGCGCGCTGCGCGCCACCGGCGACGATGTGCCGATCCTGGTGCTGACCGCGCGCGACGCGGTGGCCGATCGGGTGGCCGGGCTGGATGCGGGCGCCGATGACTACCTGCCCAAGCCGTTCGCGCTGGAGGAACTGCTGGCCCGGCTGCGCGCGCTGCTGCGCCGCTCGGCCAACGACAACGACGAAGACACCGCCGGCCTGCTCACCTTCGCCGACCTGTCCATGCACACCTCCACCCGTGAGGTGAGCCGCGGACAGCACGACCTCAGGCTGACCCGCACCGAATTCGCGCTGCTCGAACTGTTCCTTCGCCACCCGCGCCAGGTGCTCAGCCGGGAGCGCATCCTCGAGGAGGTCTGGGGCTTCGACTTCCCGACCACCGCCAACTCCCTCGAGGTCTACGTCGGATACCTGCGCCGTAAGACCGAGGCCGAGGGCGGTGCGCGCCTGGTGCACACCGTGCGGGGCGTGGGCTACGTGCTCCGCGAGACGCCTCCGTGA